Proteins from a single region of Sesamum indicum cultivar Zhongzhi No. 13 linkage group LG5, S_indicum_v1.0, whole genome shotgun sequence:
- the LOC105161819 gene encoding uncharacterized protein LOC105161819 isoform X1, whose product MKRSKFLKSSKEMLSRSFNPSKCKMSLRLAGSRLKLLRNKKEVQVKQMKREIAQLLESGQDQTARIRVEHVIREEKMMAAYDLIEIYCELIVARLPIIESQNLCMVWTYYPKLFPRLCTDLFSNLCRTCPIDLKEAIASIVFASPRCGDVPELLDVRKHFTEKYGKDFTTAAIELRPECGVSRMLVEKLSAKAPDGQTKIKILSAIAEEHNVKWDPRSFEEKDPIPPSDLLTGPSTFGKESKPHVEPLRFEGSDAQAPQSNNKIDGSPSNFSQLDHRTSQGAANASVQTPGPYTMFQQEGRPPAPVDERAQLYKVDSNVIPQDRQRWNMEFKDATSAAQAAAESAERASMAARAAAELSSRGRIMRQYSTESHKSDGPVLKDGGLETYVKPSFSEESMNTSFSEHTRLQNEHMDGQKPHNQKTDGRFRMDDHSGRKEYSQSASLRSEASCNDTLLDHDVPVVEGYSKNNSLKEVSGDEMTRQSESSKYKAEDANGWPGKFENDREARMRKQPSDEFYHPPSSIPDDMNIFSNSDNQKFDYDPGEDPFQGYRKEGTSGEASQTSSHESAAVVFDKSDSDSEIYEFNLGPTYDEHGPRSYLPSSGQKSGEHLSVNTDSGSPMSSSSNVAKTISSSPFFTRKNSSSDLSESLDGPKLDDSAPVTFDESDGPASESDEDLNVFRRTRMEDSIDFPSKQNPTVSSYIKDKSRQSVGSSFKEKASSGFDRKQWSLSSDDELKSDEFDTERNQEKLFDADPPAKFSFMKPSADQPAQEPKKLQMELNYIDNSSPESGEGLNFGKLTGGLRHKGYNRAPYLKKQSDISSSFNTESKDTITSVTKSPAAVGSPRIRTRSENKKNARTSNIHSESDSDSSEEEESLQKSSGHKHGKLYNLRSGKEVKTKPSRVASTSVFGSDSSDTDEDPPKESLTRTSYLRSGISQRTKASPSSSNNSYSKAQLSSDAPDSDGGVGRKPINASSPETRDQFQFLKKSSIQLGSSEQPTSANVASKPNNSSLQGSPVKYNSKKANSATMQESKITRKSSATEESSRPQPKAETSVSNENLKAAATLNKSSSNKDDSNQKASHVHPKLPDYDALVQSLRKNRS is encoded by the exons ATGAAGAGATCGAAGTTTCTCAAGAGTTCAAAGGAGATGCTCTCCCGGAGCTTCAATCCTTCCAAATG CAAGATGTCGCTGAGGCTGGCGGGGTCACGGCTGAAGCTATTGAGGAATAAGAAAGAAGTGCAAGTGAAACAGATGAAGAGGGAAATAGCACAGTTGCTTGAGTCTGGCCAGGATCAGACAGCTCGAATTAGA GTTGAACATGTGATTAGGGAAGAGAAGATGATGGCTGCATATGATCTTATCGAGATATACTGTGAACTTATTGTTGCGCGTCTGCCAATAATTGAGTCTCAAAA TTTGTGTATGGTATGGACATATTATCCCAAACTCTTTCCAAGGCTTTGCACTGATCTGTTCTCCAATCTCTGTAGGACTTGCCCCATTGATCTGAAGGAAGCAATTGCAAGTATTGTATTTGCATCACCAAGATGTGGAGATGTACCTGAACTTCTGGATGTGAGGAAGCATTTTACGGAGAAATATGGAAAAGATTTCACAACTGCCGCTATAGAACTTCGTCCAGAGTGCGGTGTAAGCCGAATG TTGGTGGAGAAGTTGTCTGCAAAGGCACCGGATGGACAGACCAAGATTAAGATTTTGAGTGCAATAGCAGAGGAGCATAATGTCAAATGGGATCCTAGATCATTTGAAGAGAAAGATCCAATACCACCCAGTGACTTGCTG aCTGGACCCAGTACTTTCGGGAAGGAGAGTAAACCCCATGTCGAACCTCTTCGTTTTGAAGGCTCAGATGCTCAAGCTCCCCAAAGTAACAATAAGATTGATGGTTCACCATCGAACTTCTCCCAGCTGGATCATAGAACCTCACAGGGAGCAGCAAATGCTTCTGTCCAAACTCCTGGTCCCTATACAATGTTCCAACAAGAAGGAAGGCCTCCAG CACCAGTTGATGAGAGAGcacaattatataaagtaGACAGCAATGTTATCCCCCAGGATAGACAGAGGTGGAATATGGAATTCAAAGATGCTACCTCTGCTGCACAGGCAGCTGCTGAATCTGCAGAACGAGCAAGTATGGCTGCTAGAGCTGCAGCTGAACTTTCAAGCCGTGGCAGGATTATGAGGCAGTATTCCACTGAATCACATAAGTCTGATGGTCCTGTTTTAAAAGATGGAGGACTTGAAACGTATGTGAAACCGAGTTTTTCTGAAGAGTCGATGAACACATCATTTTCTGAACATACTAGGTTGCAGAATGAACATATGGATGGGCAGAAACCTCACAATCAGAAGACAGATGGAAGATTCAGGATGGATGACCATAGTGGTAGAAAGGAATATAGTCAATCAGCTTCTTTAAGGTCTGAAGCTTCATGCAATGATACCTTATTGGACCATGATGTCCCAGTTGTAGAGGGATATTCTAAGAATAACTCCTTAAAGGAAGTCTCAGGAGATGAAATGACTAGGCAGAGTGAGTCTTCCAAGTATAAAGCTGAAGATGCAAATGGCTGGCCAGGGAAATTTGAGAATGATAGAGAAGCAAGGATGAGGAAACAACCCAGTGACGAATTTTATCATCCTCCTTCGAGCATTCCTGATGACATgaacatattttcaaattctgaTAACCAAAAGTTTGATTATGATCCTGGTGAGGACCCTTTCCAGGGTTACAGGAAAGAAGGTACTTCTGGAGAAGCCTCCCAGACAAGCTCCCATGAATCTGCTGCTGTAGTTTTTGACAAATCTGATTCAGACAGCGAAATTTATGAGTTTAATTTGGGCCCGACATATGATGAACACGGGCCAAGATCTTATTTGCCATCTTCAGGCCAGAAGTCGGGTGAGCACCTCTCTGTAAATACTGATTCTGGGAGTCCTATGTCTAGCTCAAGCAACGTAGCAAAAACTATTTCTTCATCACCATTTTTCACTAGAAAGAACTCATCTTCTGATTTGTCTGAAAGCCTAGATGGTCCGAAGCTGGATGATTCAGCGCCGGTGACATTTGATGAATCAGATGGACCAGCTTCTGAAAGTGATGAGGACCTGAATGTGTTCAGGCGCACTCGGATGGAAGATTCTATAGATTTTCCAAGTAAACAAAACCCAACTGTTAGTTCATATATTAAGGATAAAAGCAGGCAATCAGTTGGATCATCGTTCAAGGAAAAAGCTTCTTCAGGATTTGACAGAAAACAATGGTCACTTTCCTCTGATGATGAATTGAAGTCTGATGAATTCGACACCGAAAGAAACCAAGAAAAACTATTCGATGCTGATCCGCCAGCAAAGTTCAGTTTTATGAAGCCCTCTGCTGATCAGCCAGCTCAGGAACCCAAAAAGTTGCAAATGGAACTGAATTACATTGATAATTCCAGTCCTGAGAGTGGGGAGGGgctaaattttggaaaacTCACTGGTGGTTTACGCCATAAGGGTTATAATCGTGCCCCTTACTTGAAGAAACAATCAGATATATCTTCGTCCTTCAATACGGAAAGTAAGGATACAATTACCTCAGTGACAAAATCTCCCGCTGCTGTTGGGAGTCCCAGGATACGCACAAGGTccgaaaataagaaaaatgcaagaacGTCAAATATCCACTCTGAATCGGATAGCGATAGTTCTGAGGAAGAAGAATCATTACAAAAGAGTTCAGGTCACAAACATGGAAAACTGTATAATCTTAGATCTGGAAAGGAAGTCAAAACAAAGCCCAGTCGTGTTGCTTCAACTTCAGTATTCGGTTCTGATAGCAGTGATACGGATGAAGATCCTCCAAAGGAGTCCCTTACTAGGACAAGTTATCTTCGAAGTGGAATTTCACAGAGAACAAAAGCATCCCCTAGTTCTAGTAATAATTCTTATTCTAAGGCGCAGCTTAGTTCAGATGCACCTGATTCTGATGGTGGTGTGGGGAGAAAACCTATAAACGCCTCTTCACCTGAAACTCGAGATCAATTTCAGTTCTTGAAGAAGAGCTCTATTCAATTGGGAAGTTCTGAGCAGCCTACCTCAGCAAACGTGGCTTCTAAGCCTAACAATTCAAGTTTGCAGGGATCTCCAGTTAAATACAACTCCAAAAAAGCAAATTCTGCAACAATGCAAGAGTCTAAGATCACTCGCAAGTCGTCTGCTACCGAGGAGTCGTCGAGACCACAGCCAAAAGCAGAAACATCTGTTAGCAATGAAAATCTAAAGGCAGCAGCAACACTCAATAAGAGTTCTTCCAACAAGGACGATAGTAATCAAAAAGCTAGTCATGTTCATCCAAAGCTTCCTGATTACGATGCCTTAGTACAATCCCTTCGGAAGAATCGGTCTTGA
- the LOC105161819 gene encoding uncharacterized protein LOC105161819 isoform X3, with product MKRSKFLKSSKEMLSRSFNPSKCKMSLRLAGSRLKLLRNKKEVQVKQMKREIAQLLESGQDQTARIRVEHVIREEKMMAAYDLIEIYCELIVARLPIIESQKTCPIDLKEAIASIVFASPRCGDVPELLDVRKHFTEKYGKDFTTAAIELRPECGVSRMLVEKLSAKAPDGQTKIKILSAIAEEHNVKWDPRSFEEKDPIPPSDLLTGPSTFGKESKPHVEPLRFEGSDAQAPQSNNKIDGSPSNFSQLDHRTSQGAANASVQTPGPYTMFQQEGRPPAPVDERAQLYKVDSNVIPQDRQRWNMEFKDATSAAQAAAESAERASMAARAAAELSSRGRIMRQYSTESHKSDGPVLKDGGLETYVKPSFSEESMNTSFSEHTRLQNEHMDGQKPHNQKTDGRFRMDDHSGRKEYSQSASLRSEASCNDTLLDHDVPVVEGYSKNNSLKEVSGDEMTRQSESSKYKAEDANGWPGKFENDREARMRKQPSDEFYHPPSSIPDDMNIFSNSDNQKFDYDPGEDPFQGYRKEGTSGEASQTSSHESAAVVFDKSDSDSEIYEFNLGPTYDEHGPRSYLPSSGQKSGEHLSVNTDSGSPMSSSSNVAKTISSSPFFTRKNSSSDLSESLDGPKLDDSAPVTFDESDGPASESDEDLNVFRRTRMEDSIDFPSKQNPTVSSYIKDKSRQSVGSSFKEKASSGFDRKQWSLSSDDELKSDEFDTERNQEKLFDADPPAKFSFMKPSADQPAQEPKKLQMELNYIDNSSPESGEGLNFGKLTGGLRHKGYNRAPYLKKQSDISSSFNTESKDTITSVTKSPAAVGSPRIRTRSENKKNARTSNIHSESDSDSSEEEESLQKSSGHKHGKLYNLRSGKEVKTKPSRVASTSVFGSDSSDTDEDPPKESLTRTSYLRSGISQRTKASPSSSNNSYSKAQLSSDAPDSDGGVGRKPINASSPETRDQFQFLKKSSIQLGSSEQPTSANVASKPNNSSLQGSPVKYNSKKANSATMQESKITRKSSATEESSRPQPKAETSVSNENLKAAATLNKSSSNKDDSNQKASHVHPKLPDYDALVQSLRKNRS from the exons ATGAAGAGATCGAAGTTTCTCAAGAGTTCAAAGGAGATGCTCTCCCGGAGCTTCAATCCTTCCAAATG CAAGATGTCGCTGAGGCTGGCGGGGTCACGGCTGAAGCTATTGAGGAATAAGAAAGAAGTGCAAGTGAAACAGATGAAGAGGGAAATAGCACAGTTGCTTGAGTCTGGCCAGGATCAGACAGCTCGAATTAGA GTTGAACATGTGATTAGGGAAGAGAAGATGATGGCTGCATATGATCTTATCGAGATATACTGTGAACTTATTGTTGCGCGTCTGCCAATAATTGAGTCTCAAAA GACTTGCCCCATTGATCTGAAGGAAGCAATTGCAAGTATTGTATTTGCATCACCAAGATGTGGAGATGTACCTGAACTTCTGGATGTGAGGAAGCATTTTACGGAGAAATATGGAAAAGATTTCACAACTGCCGCTATAGAACTTCGTCCAGAGTGCGGTGTAAGCCGAATG TTGGTGGAGAAGTTGTCTGCAAAGGCACCGGATGGACAGACCAAGATTAAGATTTTGAGTGCAATAGCAGAGGAGCATAATGTCAAATGGGATCCTAGATCATTTGAAGAGAAAGATCCAATACCACCCAGTGACTTGCTG aCTGGACCCAGTACTTTCGGGAAGGAGAGTAAACCCCATGTCGAACCTCTTCGTTTTGAAGGCTCAGATGCTCAAGCTCCCCAAAGTAACAATAAGATTGATGGTTCACCATCGAACTTCTCCCAGCTGGATCATAGAACCTCACAGGGAGCAGCAAATGCTTCTGTCCAAACTCCTGGTCCCTATACAATGTTCCAACAAGAAGGAAGGCCTCCAG CACCAGTTGATGAGAGAGcacaattatataaagtaGACAGCAATGTTATCCCCCAGGATAGACAGAGGTGGAATATGGAATTCAAAGATGCTACCTCTGCTGCACAGGCAGCTGCTGAATCTGCAGAACGAGCAAGTATGGCTGCTAGAGCTGCAGCTGAACTTTCAAGCCGTGGCAGGATTATGAGGCAGTATTCCACTGAATCACATAAGTCTGATGGTCCTGTTTTAAAAGATGGAGGACTTGAAACGTATGTGAAACCGAGTTTTTCTGAAGAGTCGATGAACACATCATTTTCTGAACATACTAGGTTGCAGAATGAACATATGGATGGGCAGAAACCTCACAATCAGAAGACAGATGGAAGATTCAGGATGGATGACCATAGTGGTAGAAAGGAATATAGTCAATCAGCTTCTTTAAGGTCTGAAGCTTCATGCAATGATACCTTATTGGACCATGATGTCCCAGTTGTAGAGGGATATTCTAAGAATAACTCCTTAAAGGAAGTCTCAGGAGATGAAATGACTAGGCAGAGTGAGTCTTCCAAGTATAAAGCTGAAGATGCAAATGGCTGGCCAGGGAAATTTGAGAATGATAGAGAAGCAAGGATGAGGAAACAACCCAGTGACGAATTTTATCATCCTCCTTCGAGCATTCCTGATGACATgaacatattttcaaattctgaTAACCAAAAGTTTGATTATGATCCTGGTGAGGACCCTTTCCAGGGTTACAGGAAAGAAGGTACTTCTGGAGAAGCCTCCCAGACAAGCTCCCATGAATCTGCTGCTGTAGTTTTTGACAAATCTGATTCAGACAGCGAAATTTATGAGTTTAATTTGGGCCCGACATATGATGAACACGGGCCAAGATCTTATTTGCCATCTTCAGGCCAGAAGTCGGGTGAGCACCTCTCTGTAAATACTGATTCTGGGAGTCCTATGTCTAGCTCAAGCAACGTAGCAAAAACTATTTCTTCATCACCATTTTTCACTAGAAAGAACTCATCTTCTGATTTGTCTGAAAGCCTAGATGGTCCGAAGCTGGATGATTCAGCGCCGGTGACATTTGATGAATCAGATGGACCAGCTTCTGAAAGTGATGAGGACCTGAATGTGTTCAGGCGCACTCGGATGGAAGATTCTATAGATTTTCCAAGTAAACAAAACCCAACTGTTAGTTCATATATTAAGGATAAAAGCAGGCAATCAGTTGGATCATCGTTCAAGGAAAAAGCTTCTTCAGGATTTGACAGAAAACAATGGTCACTTTCCTCTGATGATGAATTGAAGTCTGATGAATTCGACACCGAAAGAAACCAAGAAAAACTATTCGATGCTGATCCGCCAGCAAAGTTCAGTTTTATGAAGCCCTCTGCTGATCAGCCAGCTCAGGAACCCAAAAAGTTGCAAATGGAACTGAATTACATTGATAATTCCAGTCCTGAGAGTGGGGAGGGgctaaattttggaaaacTCACTGGTGGTTTACGCCATAAGGGTTATAATCGTGCCCCTTACTTGAAGAAACAATCAGATATATCTTCGTCCTTCAATACGGAAAGTAAGGATACAATTACCTCAGTGACAAAATCTCCCGCTGCTGTTGGGAGTCCCAGGATACGCACAAGGTccgaaaataagaaaaatgcaagaacGTCAAATATCCACTCTGAATCGGATAGCGATAGTTCTGAGGAAGAAGAATCATTACAAAAGAGTTCAGGTCACAAACATGGAAAACTGTATAATCTTAGATCTGGAAAGGAAGTCAAAACAAAGCCCAGTCGTGTTGCTTCAACTTCAGTATTCGGTTCTGATAGCAGTGATACGGATGAAGATCCTCCAAAGGAGTCCCTTACTAGGACAAGTTATCTTCGAAGTGGAATTTCACAGAGAACAAAAGCATCCCCTAGTTCTAGTAATAATTCTTATTCTAAGGCGCAGCTTAGTTCAGATGCACCTGATTCTGATGGTGGTGTGGGGAGAAAACCTATAAACGCCTCTTCACCTGAAACTCGAGATCAATTTCAGTTCTTGAAGAAGAGCTCTATTCAATTGGGAAGTTCTGAGCAGCCTACCTCAGCAAACGTGGCTTCTAAGCCTAACAATTCAAGTTTGCAGGGATCTCCAGTTAAATACAACTCCAAAAAAGCAAATTCTGCAACAATGCAAGAGTCTAAGATCACTCGCAAGTCGTCTGCTACCGAGGAGTCGTCGAGACCACAGCCAAAAGCAGAAACATCTGTTAGCAATGAAAATCTAAAGGCAGCAGCAACACTCAATAAGAGTTCTTCCAACAAGGACGATAGTAATCAAAAAGCTAGTCATGTTCATCCAAAGCTTCCTGATTACGATGCCTTAGTACAATCCCTTCGGAAGAATCGGTCTTGA
- the LOC105161819 gene encoding uncharacterized protein LOC105161819 isoform X2, giving the protein MKRSKFLKSSKEMLSRSFNPSKCKMSLRLAGSRLKLLRNKKEVQVKQMKREIAQLLESGQDQTARIRVEHVIREEKMMAAYDLIEIYCELIVARLPIIESQNLCMVWTYYPKLFPRLCTDLFSNLCRTCPIDLKEAIASIVFASPRCGDVPELLDVRKHFTEKYGKDFTTAAIELRPECGVSRMLVEKLSAKAPDGQTKIKILSAIAEEHNVKWDPRSFEEKDPIPPSDLLTGPSTFGKESKPHVEPLRFEGSDAQAPQSNNKIDGSPSNFSQLDHRTSQGAANASVQTPGPYTMFQQEGRPPVDERAQLYKVDSNVIPQDRQRWNMEFKDATSAAQAAAESAERASMAARAAAELSSRGRIMRQYSTESHKSDGPVLKDGGLETYVKPSFSEESMNTSFSEHTRLQNEHMDGQKPHNQKTDGRFRMDDHSGRKEYSQSASLRSEASCNDTLLDHDVPVVEGYSKNNSLKEVSGDEMTRQSESSKYKAEDANGWPGKFENDREARMRKQPSDEFYHPPSSIPDDMNIFSNSDNQKFDYDPGEDPFQGYRKEGTSGEASQTSSHESAAVVFDKSDSDSEIYEFNLGPTYDEHGPRSYLPSSGQKSGEHLSVNTDSGSPMSSSSNVAKTISSSPFFTRKNSSSDLSESLDGPKLDDSAPVTFDESDGPASESDEDLNVFRRTRMEDSIDFPSKQNPTVSSYIKDKSRQSVGSSFKEKASSGFDRKQWSLSSDDELKSDEFDTERNQEKLFDADPPAKFSFMKPSADQPAQEPKKLQMELNYIDNSSPESGEGLNFGKLTGGLRHKGYNRAPYLKKQSDISSSFNTESKDTITSVTKSPAAVGSPRIRTRSENKKNARTSNIHSESDSDSSEEEESLQKSSGHKHGKLYNLRSGKEVKTKPSRVASTSVFGSDSSDTDEDPPKESLTRTSYLRSGISQRTKASPSSSNNSYSKAQLSSDAPDSDGGVGRKPINASSPETRDQFQFLKKSSIQLGSSEQPTSANVASKPNNSSLQGSPVKYNSKKANSATMQESKITRKSSATEESSRPQPKAETSVSNENLKAAATLNKSSSNKDDSNQKASHVHPKLPDYDALVQSLRKNRS; this is encoded by the exons ATGAAGAGATCGAAGTTTCTCAAGAGTTCAAAGGAGATGCTCTCCCGGAGCTTCAATCCTTCCAAATG CAAGATGTCGCTGAGGCTGGCGGGGTCACGGCTGAAGCTATTGAGGAATAAGAAAGAAGTGCAAGTGAAACAGATGAAGAGGGAAATAGCACAGTTGCTTGAGTCTGGCCAGGATCAGACAGCTCGAATTAGA GTTGAACATGTGATTAGGGAAGAGAAGATGATGGCTGCATATGATCTTATCGAGATATACTGTGAACTTATTGTTGCGCGTCTGCCAATAATTGAGTCTCAAAA TTTGTGTATGGTATGGACATATTATCCCAAACTCTTTCCAAGGCTTTGCACTGATCTGTTCTCCAATCTCTGTAGGACTTGCCCCATTGATCTGAAGGAAGCAATTGCAAGTATTGTATTTGCATCACCAAGATGTGGAGATGTACCTGAACTTCTGGATGTGAGGAAGCATTTTACGGAGAAATATGGAAAAGATTTCACAACTGCCGCTATAGAACTTCGTCCAGAGTGCGGTGTAAGCCGAATG TTGGTGGAGAAGTTGTCTGCAAAGGCACCGGATGGACAGACCAAGATTAAGATTTTGAGTGCAATAGCAGAGGAGCATAATGTCAAATGGGATCCTAGATCATTTGAAGAGAAAGATCCAATACCACCCAGTGACTTGCTG aCTGGACCCAGTACTTTCGGGAAGGAGAGTAAACCCCATGTCGAACCTCTTCGTTTTGAAGGCTCAGATGCTCAAGCTCCCCAAAGTAACAATAAGATTGATGGTTCACCATCGAACTTCTCCCAGCTGGATCATAGAACCTCACAGGGAGCAGCAAATGCTTCTGTCCAAACTCCTGGTCCCTATACAATGTTCCAACAAGAAGGAAGGCCTCCAG TTGATGAGAGAGcacaattatataaagtaGACAGCAATGTTATCCCCCAGGATAGACAGAGGTGGAATATGGAATTCAAAGATGCTACCTCTGCTGCACAGGCAGCTGCTGAATCTGCAGAACGAGCAAGTATGGCTGCTAGAGCTGCAGCTGAACTTTCAAGCCGTGGCAGGATTATGAGGCAGTATTCCACTGAATCACATAAGTCTGATGGTCCTGTTTTAAAAGATGGAGGACTTGAAACGTATGTGAAACCGAGTTTTTCTGAAGAGTCGATGAACACATCATTTTCTGAACATACTAGGTTGCAGAATGAACATATGGATGGGCAGAAACCTCACAATCAGAAGACAGATGGAAGATTCAGGATGGATGACCATAGTGGTAGAAAGGAATATAGTCAATCAGCTTCTTTAAGGTCTGAAGCTTCATGCAATGATACCTTATTGGACCATGATGTCCCAGTTGTAGAGGGATATTCTAAGAATAACTCCTTAAAGGAAGTCTCAGGAGATGAAATGACTAGGCAGAGTGAGTCTTCCAAGTATAAAGCTGAAGATGCAAATGGCTGGCCAGGGAAATTTGAGAATGATAGAGAAGCAAGGATGAGGAAACAACCCAGTGACGAATTTTATCATCCTCCTTCGAGCATTCCTGATGACATgaacatattttcaaattctgaTAACCAAAAGTTTGATTATGATCCTGGTGAGGACCCTTTCCAGGGTTACAGGAAAGAAGGTACTTCTGGAGAAGCCTCCCAGACAAGCTCCCATGAATCTGCTGCTGTAGTTTTTGACAAATCTGATTCAGACAGCGAAATTTATGAGTTTAATTTGGGCCCGACATATGATGAACACGGGCCAAGATCTTATTTGCCATCTTCAGGCCAGAAGTCGGGTGAGCACCTCTCTGTAAATACTGATTCTGGGAGTCCTATGTCTAGCTCAAGCAACGTAGCAAAAACTATTTCTTCATCACCATTTTTCACTAGAAAGAACTCATCTTCTGATTTGTCTGAAAGCCTAGATGGTCCGAAGCTGGATGATTCAGCGCCGGTGACATTTGATGAATCAGATGGACCAGCTTCTGAAAGTGATGAGGACCTGAATGTGTTCAGGCGCACTCGGATGGAAGATTCTATAGATTTTCCAAGTAAACAAAACCCAACTGTTAGTTCATATATTAAGGATAAAAGCAGGCAATCAGTTGGATCATCGTTCAAGGAAAAAGCTTCTTCAGGATTTGACAGAAAACAATGGTCACTTTCCTCTGATGATGAATTGAAGTCTGATGAATTCGACACCGAAAGAAACCAAGAAAAACTATTCGATGCTGATCCGCCAGCAAAGTTCAGTTTTATGAAGCCCTCTGCTGATCAGCCAGCTCAGGAACCCAAAAAGTTGCAAATGGAACTGAATTACATTGATAATTCCAGTCCTGAGAGTGGGGAGGGgctaaattttggaaaacTCACTGGTGGTTTACGCCATAAGGGTTATAATCGTGCCCCTTACTTGAAGAAACAATCAGATATATCTTCGTCCTTCAATACGGAAAGTAAGGATACAATTACCTCAGTGACAAAATCTCCCGCTGCTGTTGGGAGTCCCAGGATACGCACAAGGTccgaaaataagaaaaatgcaagaacGTCAAATATCCACTCTGAATCGGATAGCGATAGTTCTGAGGAAGAAGAATCATTACAAAAGAGTTCAGGTCACAAACATGGAAAACTGTATAATCTTAGATCTGGAAAGGAAGTCAAAACAAAGCCCAGTCGTGTTGCTTCAACTTCAGTATTCGGTTCTGATAGCAGTGATACGGATGAAGATCCTCCAAAGGAGTCCCTTACTAGGACAAGTTATCTTCGAAGTGGAATTTCACAGAGAACAAAAGCATCCCCTAGTTCTAGTAATAATTCTTATTCTAAGGCGCAGCTTAGTTCAGATGCACCTGATTCTGATGGTGGTGTGGGGAGAAAACCTATAAACGCCTCTTCACCTGAAACTCGAGATCAATTTCAGTTCTTGAAGAAGAGCTCTATTCAATTGGGAAGTTCTGAGCAGCCTACCTCAGCAAACGTGGCTTCTAAGCCTAACAATTCAAGTTTGCAGGGATCTCCAGTTAAATACAACTCCAAAAAAGCAAATTCTGCAACAATGCAAGAGTCTAAGATCACTCGCAAGTCGTCTGCTACCGAGGAGTCGTCGAGACCACAGCCAAAAGCAGAAACATCTGTTAGCAATGAAAATCTAAAGGCAGCAGCAACACTCAATAAGAGTTCTTCCAACAAGGACGATAGTAATCAAAAAGCTAGTCATGTTCATCCAAAGCTTCCTGATTACGATGCCTTAGTACAATCCCTTCGGAAGAATCGGTCTTGA